One genomic region from Mycoplasmopsis columbina encodes:
- the ruvA gene encoding Holliday junction branch migration protein RuvA, with amino-acid sequence MVLYRIGEIIYKSYNNIIFESQGVGYSLVVPQHERFEAKTKTKLYIHEIKNEYYQITYAFKDFKERLLFIDLISLQGVGPKVAFNLINIGWELLGKYIANGNTTAINSIPYINSKVAKLVVSELQDKWSKMLNISKDEQDSSAINSSNLLEMKDTLKMLGFKKGQIDKAVEKITPTGNVEEMIEEAIKLISNNYEQNVSTTA; translated from the coding sequence ATGGTTTTATATAGAATTGGTGAAATCATTTACAAAAGTTACAACAATATTATTTTTGAAAGTCAAGGTGTAGGATATTCTCTAGTTGTTCCCCAACACGAAAGATTTGAAGCAAAAACTAAAACAAAACTATATATTCATGAAATAAAAAATGAATATTATCAAATAACTTATGCTTTTAAGGACTTTAAAGAAAGACTATTATTTATTGATTTAATTTCCTTGCAAGGTGTTGGACCAAAAGTTGCATTTAATTTAATTAATATTGGATGAGAATTACTGGGTAAATATATTGCAAATGGTAATACTACAGCAATTAATTCTATACCGTATATCAATAGCAAAGTTGCCAAATTGGTAGTTAGTGAATTACAAGATAAATGAAGTAAAATGCTAAACATTAGTAAAGATGAGCAAGATTCAAGTGCAATAAATTCTTCAAATTTATTAGAGATGAAAGATACATTAAAAATGCTCGGATTTAAAAAAGGGCAAATTGATAAAGCTGTAGAAAAAATTACTCCAACTGGAAATGTGGAAGAAATGATTGAGGAAGCAATTAAATTAATATCAAACAATTATGAACAAAACGTATCTACGACCGCTTAA
- a CDS encoding helix-hairpin-helix domain-containing protein: MNISIINVSKKLNLEEKQVETVLNFLQEGATVPFIARYRQAHTGGLNEEIIQEIDNLYQYDVELNKRREAILNILSENKLLTSELEEKIKNVETKAELENIYEPFKVGKKTKATDAIALGLEPLAKAIFEAQDEMFSPINEAKKYLNDKVESVEFAIEQAKYIISQWISQDVETREFVKEQIKNYGFIETKKKKNADDEKEIFKIYYEHKERIKYVPNHRVLAMNRGEDKKIISYDLTYSINTINYQLNNKYFKIKRTGKIINEALKDSLERLIYPSIEREIKRELFEKAEKEAIKLFAENVESMLLWPAVKNKKVLAIDPAFVNGCKIAVLNENGQVLDIKIIYPNPPLNKVKEAKEIVNKLLNKYESDIIVIGNGTASRETEQFISKLLKERKVIDPKEHIQFAIVSEIGASVYSASDIAIKEFPNLSVEERSAINIGRRFQDPLNELVKIDPKSIGVGQYQHDVDQKDLNKALEFKVDKVVNLIGVDVNSATEEILKYVSGLNKKVAQSIVLWRNENKEFKNREELKKVKGLGSKAYEQAIGFLRIYDSQNFFDKTSIHPESYELAYKIVDYLNLDLNNIDSNLLKSQNAESLAEKFNSNKYDVSLILEALANPTKDIRDEKEGYLLKDDILNLEDLHEGLIVDGSISNITDFGIFAYIGLKENVFVHKSAILDKNNKLINTIYDHFKIGDNLKIEIIEIDKEKAKIKGKINH; encoded by the coding sequence ATGAATATTTCTATTATAAATGTATCTAAAAAATTGAATTTAGAAGAAAAACAAGTTGAAACAGTTTTAAATTTCTTACAAGAAGGAGCAACTGTTCCTTTTATTGCTCGTTATAGACAAGCACATACTGGCGGCTTAAATGAAGAAATAATTCAAGAAATTGATAATCTTTATCAATATGATGTTGAATTAAACAAAAGAAGAGAAGCAATTTTAAATATCTTAAGCGAAAACAAATTGTTAACTTCTGAATTAGAAGAAAAAATTAAGAATGTTGAAACCAAAGCAGAATTAGAAAATATTTATGAACCATTTAAAGTAGGTAAAAAAACTAAAGCTACTGATGCTATTGCACTAGGGTTAGAACCACTAGCAAAAGCAATTTTTGAGGCTCAAGATGAAATGTTTAGTCCAATTAATGAAGCTAAAAAATATTTAAATGACAAAGTTGAAAGTGTTGAATTTGCAATTGAACAAGCTAAATACATTATTAGTCAATGAATATCACAAGATGTTGAAACAAGAGAGTTTGTTAAAGAACAAATTAAAAACTATGGTTTTATTGAAACTAAAAAGAAAAAGAATGCAGATGATGAAAAAGAAATTTTTAAAATTTATTATGAACATAAAGAAAGAATTAAATATGTTCCCAATCACCGTGTTTTAGCTATGAATCGGGGAGAAGACAAAAAAATAATTTCTTATGATTTAACTTACAGCATAAATACAATTAATTATCAGTTAAACAATAAATATTTCAAAATTAAAAGAACTGGAAAAATTATTAACGAAGCTTTAAAAGACTCCTTAGAAAGATTAATTTATCCTTCTATTGAAAGAGAAATTAAGAGAGAACTTTTTGAAAAAGCAGAGAAGGAAGCAATAAAACTATTTGCTGAAAATGTTGAGTCTATGCTCCTTTGACCAGCTGTTAAAAATAAGAAAGTTTTAGCTATTGATCCGGCCTTTGTTAATGGTTGTAAAATTGCAGTTTTAAATGAAAATGGACAAGTTCTTGATATTAAAATCATTTATCCTAATCCACCATTAAATAAGGTAAAAGAGGCAAAAGAAATAGTTAATAAACTTCTAAATAAATATGAAAGTGACATTATTGTTATAGGTAATGGAACTGCATCAAGAGAAACTGAGCAATTTATTAGTAAGTTATTAAAAGAGAGAAAAGTAATAGATCCAAAAGAACACATTCAATTTGCTATTGTTTCTGAAATAGGAGCAAGTGTTTATTCTGCGTCTGATATAGCAATAAAAGAATTTCCTAATCTTTCCGTTGAAGAAAGATCAGCAATTAACATTGGAAGAAGATTTCAAGACCCACTTAATGAATTGGTAAAAATTGATCCAAAATCAATTGGTGTAGGACAATATCAACATGATGTTGACCAAAAAGACTTAAACAAAGCTTTAGAATTTAAAGTTGATAAAGTAGTTAATTTGATAGGCGTTGATGTAAATAGTGCAACAGAAGAGATTTTAAAATATGTTTCTGGATTAAATAAAAAAGTTGCTCAATCAATTGTTCTTTGAAGAAATGAAAATAAAGAATTTAAAAATCGTGAAGAATTGAAAAAGGTTAAAGGATTGGGATCTAAAGCATATGAACAAGCTATAGGTTTTTTAAGAATTTACGACTCACAAAACTTCTTTGATAAAACATCTATTCACCCTGAAAGTTATGAATTAGCGTATAAAATAGTTGATTATTTAAATTTAGATTTAAACAATATTGATTCAAACTTATTAAAATCTCAAAATGCAGAAAGTTTAGCAGAAAAATTTAACTCAAACAAATATGATGTTAGTTTAATTTTAGAAGCATTAGCTAATCCAACAAAAGATATAAGAGATGAAAAAGAAGGATATCTTTTAAAAGATGATATTTTGAATCTTGAAGATCTTCATGAAGGATTGATTGTTGATGGTTCAATATCAAACATTACTGATTTTGGAATTTTTGCTTATATTGGATTAAAAGAAAACGTTTTTGTTCATAAATCAGCTATTTTAGACAAAAATAATAAATTAATTAATACAATCTATGATCATTTTAAAATTGGAGATAACCTCAAAATTGAAATTATTGAAATTGATAAAGAAAAAGCAAAAATTAAAGGAAAAATAAATCACTAG
- the rpsO gene encoding 30S ribosomal protein S15 yields the protein MITKTQKAELVAKYGKNPKDTGNTLVQVAILTAEIEDLKPHFKNNPKDKHSRRGFLAKINQRRVLLQHLKETDFETYQKALAELNLRK from the coding sequence ATGATTACTAAAACTCAAAAAGCTGAATTAGTAGCAAAATATGGAAAAAATCCAAAAGACACAGGTAACACTTTAGTTCAAGTGGCAATTTTAACTGCTGAAATTGAAGATTTAAAACCACATTTCAAAAATAATCCAAAAGACAAACATTCTCGTCGCGGATTCTTGGCTAAAATTAACCAACGTCGTGTTCTTTTACAACATTTAAAAGAAACTGATTTTGAAACTTACCAAAAAGCTTTAGCTGAATTAAACTTAAGAAAATAA
- a CDS encoding FAD synthase, which translates to MSLTIYTLENQPKFNNPIYILGAFESFHLGHWKLLEKAYELNNNKDSDIVLVFFQDCQNLPKNQDQILTDLNFRLQSFANLNLKYALSLNYNEVKSFMHEDFINSLVAKQSNFKFVIGEDFKFGFKAQGSAKWLVNVYGDNLVFPVEPIKKDQKKISTSFLKECVENGEIELLNSLNTFKYGFSVNLKDAKMNEKNNLVILKNPILTPLKEGIYIVNIEIDKFTYYGLINYGFSDFFELMFFDVKLRSDLVFNEVNSKIRVILLKNLRFFIDKSDSINKIDLIHGKNFFIEMNKNS; encoded by the coding sequence ATGAGTTTAACTATTTACACACTTGAAAATCAACCTAAATTTAATAATCCTATTTACATTTTAGGAGCCTTTGAATCTTTTCATTTGGGACATTGAAAATTACTTGAAAAAGCATATGAATTAAATAACAACAAAGATTCTGATATTGTCTTAGTATTTTTTCAAGATTGCCAAAATTTACCAAAGAATCAAGATCAAATTCTAACTGATTTAAACTTTCGATTGCAAAGCTTTGCTAATTTAAATTTAAAATATGCTTTGTCTTTAAATTACAATGAAGTCAAAAGTTTCATGCATGAAGATTTCATTAACTCTTTAGTTGCAAAACAAAGCAATTTTAAATTTGTCATTGGCGAAGATTTTAAATTCGGTTTTAAAGCACAAGGTAGTGCTAAATGATTAGTTAACGTTTATGGAGATAATTTAGTTTTTCCTGTTGAACCAATAAAAAAGGACCAAAAAAAGATTTCTACTTCCTTTTTAAAAGAATGTGTAGAAAATGGAGAAATCGAATTACTAAATTCCTTAAACACCTTTAAATATGGCTTTAGCGTAAATTTAAAAGACGCAAAAATGAACGAAAAAAACAATTTAGTAATTTTAAAAAATCCAATTTTAACTCCTTTAAAAGAAGGAATTTATATAGTAAATATTGAAATTGATAAATTTACTTATTATGGTTTGATTAATTATGGATTTTCAGACTTTTTTGAACTTATGTTTTTTGATGTTAAACTAAGAAGTGATTTAGTGTTTAATGAAGTGAATTCTAAAATAAGAGTGATTTTACTTAAAAATTTACGTTTTTTCATAGATAAAAGTGATTCCATTAATAAAATTGATTTGATCCATGGAAAAAATTTTTTTATTGAAATGAATAAAAATTCATAA
- the secDF gene encoding protein translocase subunit SecDF, with the protein MFRNLRKFFKNLVSLSNWKRITIAVITLISAILTVVFGSLFYVSKNVNKSVEYGGGVEFLVQVTDQTSDKTTDKFTQNVAGALSNRLTGGTEFNGTKVQTQGDGKILITRNGSLTDAERKNFEDIIINKPNLVLTDTNMIPIFVNGEFNENKETLDYENISKYIPPLKPSGASNQFIQTSGKYNVLIKLLDKNAEREWTDATSYIASSPDQTILMWLNLDELVSVAKERFSAQWIKAKENPYNFVHVDEALSDSNGRRNILKENQIKAKDFLISEARAASPLSGDSFTITGNFNEGEAKQLAANINFGTSKYKLDILSSNYISASSVGDSFNKALIAGIIVFAIISIFMIVNYGLLGALSTISIALYVFLTLLMFTILRGEYSPVTIAALIIGIGIGVDANIITFERLKSEVYAGEKIKKAIKNSNRLAMSSIIDANLTTLIVSFTLFYFGTSAVRGFSLSLVFSVIFTLLIMLFFTKGISNLIVGTGFFNKRLWLLGIKYKKINNLKTNALYRRFDYVKHAKWFIIGSLVFVLIGLIVFSSVAGSNKEFWSGFNRSFEFQGGINISIEGKDTYIITQNDATAIKNFIINNQNALGIKDVAKYTNILPIDSSNTMFKISIKTAQDLNNNVEQIKSLILQQYPDVHVWSYGISSIEAQNLVKNALLAVGISFIGIILYTLIRLKWTYSFAAIVGLLHDVLLTIAFIVITRLELSPIIVAAVLSIIAFSINDTIVVFDRIRERVSLVYYKNFLDAKQIKEIANSSIADTIKRSLYTSLTTIMAVIVLLAFKDATNLAFNLTMIFGLAIGAYSSIFICTWLWVKLETIRQLGIKKREESKFWVISKDEEQIFPGINDFIA; encoded by the coding sequence ATGTTTAGAAATCTTAGAAAATTCTTTAAAAATTTAGTATCTTTAAGTAACTGAAAAAGAATTACAATTGCAGTAATTACTTTAATTTCTGCAATTTTAACCGTTGTTTTTGGAAGTCTTTTTTATGTTTCAAAAAATGTTAATAAATCAGTTGAATATGGTGGAGGAGTTGAATTTCTAGTCCAAGTAACTGATCAAACTAGCGATAAAACAACAGATAAATTTACACAAAATGTAGCTGGAGCACTTAGCAATAGATTAACTGGGGGAACTGAATTTAATGGTACTAAGGTTCAAACTCAAGGAGATGGAAAAATTCTAATTACAAGAAATGGTTCTTTAACCGATGCAGAACGTAAGAATTTTGAAGACATAATTATCAATAAACCTAATTTAGTTCTCACTGACACAAACATGATTCCAATATTTGTCAATGGTGAATTTAATGAAAATAAAGAAACTTTGGATTACGAAAATATCAGCAAGTATATTCCGCCGCTCAAACCATCTGGTGCATCTAATCAGTTCATTCAGACATCAGGAAAATATAATGTTTTAATTAAATTACTTGATAAAAATGCCGAAAGAGAATGAACGGATGCAACTTCATACATAGCATCTTCACCAGATCAAACAATTTTAATGTGATTAAATCTTGATGAATTAGTATCTGTTGCCAAAGAACGTTTTTCAGCTCAATGAATAAAAGCTAAAGAAAATCCCTATAACTTTGTTCATGTTGATGAGGCACTTTCTGATAGTAATGGCAGAAGAAATATTTTGAAAGAGAATCAAATTAAAGCTAAAGATTTCTTAATTAGCGAAGCAAGAGCAGCAAGTCCTCTAAGCGGTGATTCTTTTACGATTACAGGTAATTTTAATGAAGGTGAAGCCAAACAACTAGCAGCAAATATTAATTTTGGTACTTCAAAATATAAACTTGATATTCTTTCTTCAAACTACATTTCTGCTTCTTCAGTTGGTGATTCATTTAATAAAGCGCTTATTGCCGGAATTATTGTTTTTGCAATTATTTCAATTTTCATGATCGTAAATTATGGACTATTAGGAGCACTAAGCACTATTTCCATCGCTCTTTATGTATTCTTAACTTTATTAATGTTCACAATTTTAAGAGGAGAATATTCACCTGTTACAATCGCTGCATTAATTATTGGAATTGGAATTGGAGTCGATGCCAACATTATAACTTTTGAAAGACTTAAATCTGAAGTTTATGCCGGCGAAAAGATTAAAAAAGCTATTAAGAATTCGAATCGCTTGGCTATGTCTTCAATTATTGATGCAAACTTAACTACTCTTATAGTTTCATTCACGTTGTTCTATTTTGGAACTAGTGCTGTAAGAGGTTTTAGCCTTTCATTAGTCTTTTCTGTTATTTTCACTCTTCTAATAATGCTTTTCTTTACAAAAGGAATTAGTAATTTAATAGTTGGAACTGGTTTCTTTAACAAACGTCTTTGACTTTTAGGAATTAAATACAAAAAAATTAATAATTTAAAAACAAATGCTCTTTATCGTAGATTTGATTATGTTAAACATGCTAAATGATTTATTATTGGTTCATTAGTTTTTGTACTAATAGGATTAATAGTATTTTCTTCAGTTGCTGGTTCAAATAAAGAATTCTGATCTGGATTCAATAGATCATTTGAATTTCAAGGTGGAATTAATATTTCAATTGAAGGAAAAGATACTTATATAATCACTCAAAATGATGCAACAGCAATTAAAAACTTCATTATTAATAACCAAAATGCTTTAGGTATCAAAGATGTTGCAAAATATACAAATATCTTGCCGATAGATTCATCAAACACAATGTTTAAAATTTCAATTAAAACTGCACAGGATTTAAACAATAATGTTGAACAAATAAAATCATTAATTCTTCAACAATATCCTGATGTTCATGTTTGAAGCTACGGAATTTCTTCAATTGAAGCTCAAAATTTAGTGAAAAATGCATTGCTTGCAGTGGGAATTTCATTTATTGGAATTATTCTTTATACATTAATTAGATTAAAATGAACCTACTCATTTGCAGCGATTGTAGGACTTTTACATGATGTTCTTCTCACTATTGCATTCATAGTGATTACAAGACTAGAACTTTCACCTATTATTGTGGCTGCTGTTCTTTCAATTATCGCATTTTCAATTAACGACACAATTGTTGTCTTCGATAGAATTAGAGAAAGAGTTAGTTTAGTTTACTATAAAAATTTTCTTGATGCAAAACAAATTAAAGAAATTGCTAATTCATCAATTGCAGATACAATTAAACGTAGTTTATATACTTCTCTTACCACCATTATGGCTGTTATTGTATTATTAGCCTTTAAGGATGCTACCAATTTAGCTTTTAATTTAACTATGATTTTTGGATTAGCAATTGGGGCATATAGTTCAATTTTCATTTGTACATGACTTTGAGTTAAATTAGAAACTATTAGACAGTTAGGCATTAAAAAACGTGAGGAAAGCAAATTCTGAGTAATAAGCAAAGATGAGGAACAAATTTTCCCAGGAATTAATGATTTTATAGCTTAA
- a CDS encoding ABC transporter ATP-binding protein, whose product MWKFLTKTYWSNKKEYKKKIQNIKRIKFKVPQKDIAISIQNLTKIFKLKNGSYKYALDNVSFEIKKGEFHGFIGDNGAGKTTTIRSILGFYPSHFGEIFIDGINARSIKSKEKIGYIPEIAVFPKKLNVEEYLLYLAKMTNLDSKKAVERVQELIKEYGFNAKDLQKSPALMSSGQKKKVLLMQALLNDPDILIMDEPAANLDPSARINFFETIKKLHMQGKTILISSHIILELEQYIDSYTVLKDGKVLDSGKISEKLKNQKFNKVLILSNNSLIKDFLIQNKIKHQLVNDQWKLKLNTEQEQKLFFEITRKNYKILEFKDNKLHLDEIYFKN is encoded by the coding sequence ATGTGAAAATTTTTAACTAAAACATATTGAAGTAATAAGAAAGAATATAAGAAAAAAATTCAAAATATTAAAAGAATAAAATTCAAAGTACCTCAAAAAGATATTGCAATTTCAATTCAAAATTTAACTAAGATTTTTAAATTAAAAAATGGAAGTTATAAATATGCCTTAGATAATGTGTCTTTTGAAATTAAAAAAGGCGAATTTCACGGTTTTATAGGTGACAATGGAGCAGGTAAAACTACAACAATAAGATCTATTTTGGGATTTTATCCTTCTCATTTTGGAGAAATTTTTATTGATGGCATTAATGCAAGAAGTATTAAGTCTAAAGAAAAAATAGGTTATATACCTGAAATAGCAGTTTTTCCAAAAAAATTAAATGTTGAAGAATATTTACTTTATCTTGCTAAGATGACTAATTTAGATTCTAAGAAAGCAGTGGAAAGAGTTCAAGAATTAATCAAAGAATATGGTTTCAACGCAAAAGATTTACAAAAAAGCCCAGCACTAATGTCATCAGGTCAAAAGAAAAAAGTTCTTTTAATGCAAGCTTTATTAAATGATCCTGATATTTTAATTATGGATGAACCGGCTGCTAATTTAGATCCAAGTGCTAGAATTAATTTCTTTGAAACTATCAAAAAATTACATATGCAAGGTAAAACTATTTTAATTTCTAGTCATATAATCCTAGAACTTGAGCAATATATAGATAGTTATACGGTTTTAAAAGATGGTAAAGTTTTAGATAGTGGAAAAATTAGTGAGAAACTTAAAAATCAAAAATTCAATAAAGTCTTAATTTTAAGTAACAATTCACTTATTAAAGATTTTCTTATTCAAAATAAAATTAAACATCAATTAGTTAATGATCAATGAAAATTGAAGTTGAATACAGAACAAGAGCAAAAATTATTTTTTGAAATTACAAGAAAAAATTACAAAATTTTAGAATTTAAGGACAATAAATTACATCTGGATGAAATTTACTTCAAAAATTAG
- the ruvB gene encoding Holliday junction branch migration DNA helicase RuvB, which translates to MNKTYLRPLNFAEFIGQEKLIVTLKTMINGSLQRKEILDHILFYGPPGVGKTSLATIIGNELGKKVHFLQGNLLEKKSDILSVFAGVSDGDIVFIDEIHSINKNVEELIYTAMEDFKIDLIIGPEGNSKVLRMNLKPFTLIGATTKSNLLSAPLKDRFGLKAKLNLYKNEDLVKILSNSAQKMNITIDEDILFLISKYSQNVPRIANNLLKRVYDFALDNKEDKITKKTVLKTFKYLEIYKFGLNKDHLEYLKTLRDVFDSKFASIDALASILNFNKENLIYEIEPLLLNHKLIQKSPRGRCITTKGINYILNNQFIN; encoded by the coding sequence ATGAACAAAACGTATCTACGACCGCTTAATTTTGCAGAATTTATTGGACAAGAAAAATTAATTGTAACGCTTAAGACAATGATAAATGGTTCGTTGCAAAGAAAAGAAATTTTAGATCATATTCTTTTTTATGGTCCGCCAGGCGTGGGTAAGACTTCTCTAGCAACAATTATTGGAAATGAACTTGGCAAAAAAGTTCATTTTTTGCAAGGAAATTTATTAGAGAAAAAATCAGACATTCTTTCTGTTTTTGCTGGCGTAAGTGATGGAGACATTGTGTTTATTGATGAAATTCATAGCATTAATAAAAATGTTGAAGAATTAATATACACAGCAATGGAAGATTTTAAAATCGACTTAATTATAGGTCCTGAAGGAAATTCTAAAGTATTAAGAATGAATTTAAAACCCTTTACTTTAATTGGCGCAACAACAAAGTCTAATTTACTCAGTGCTCCGTTAAAAGATAGATTTGGTCTTAAAGCAAAATTAAATCTATATAAAAATGAAGATTTAGTTAAAATTCTTTCTAATAGTGCACAAAAAATGAACATAACTATTGATGAAGATATATTATTTTTGATTAGTAAGTATTCTCAAAATGTACCAAGAATAGCAAATAATCTATTAAAAAGAGTTTATGATTTTGCTCTAGATAATAAAGAAGATAAAATTACTAAAAAAACTGTTTTAAAGACATTTAAGTATTTAGAAATTTATAAATTTGGTCTAAATAAAGATCATTTAGAATATTTAAAAACTCTTAGAGACGTTTTCGATTCTAAATTCGCATCAATTGATGCTTTAGCGTCTATTTTAAACTTCAATAAAGAAAATTTAATTTATGAAATTGAGCCATTATTACTTAATCATAAACTAATCCAAAAAAGTCCAAGAGGTAGATGCATAACAACTAAGGGAATAAATTATATTTTAAATAATCAATTTATCAACTAA
- a CDS encoding Cof-type HAD-IIB family hydrolase: MKKIEKKPKLIFIDLDGTTLDIKKDKTSSVSDENIKAIKECREKGIEVVISTGRGELKKTYDINSKLGLPNSIIFWNGSKIIKDQKVIFEKAIDQNVMTEIFELAAKEKMTVILNSDFKNGSYSTCLFFKAGAFLKGAKAKHHSEYKTNEKIYKVIFWNIKKEKVANFYDLLNKKYKDFLTISFAGEKNNFLEVTSKGCSKGEAEKIYAQYQGINLEDCMHFGDSMNDASTIGIVGTVVAMANSVEEYKNKANIISKYAYKNGGLAKTLGELILNHD; this comes from the coding sequence ATGAAAAAAATAGAGAAAAAACCTAAATTAATTTTTATCGATTTAGATGGAACGACTTTAGATATAAAAAAAGATAAGACATCAAGTGTTAGTGATGAAAATATTAAAGCAATAAAAGAGTGCAGAGAAAAAGGAATTGAAGTTGTAATTTCAACAGGAAGGGGAGAACTTAAAAAAACATACGACATTAATTCAAAATTAGGTTTACCAAACAGTATTATTTTTTGAAATGGAAGCAAAATTATAAAAGATCAAAAAGTTATTTTCGAAAAAGCAATTGATCAAAATGTAATGACTGAAATTTTTGAATTAGCAGCAAAAGAAAAAATGACAGTAATTTTGAATTCAGATTTTAAAAATGGAAGTTATAGCACATGTTTGTTTTTTAAAGCAGGCGCATTTTTAAAAGGCGCAAAAGCGAAACATCATTCTGAATATAAAACAAATGAAAAAATTTATAAAGTTATTTTTTGAAATATTAAAAAAGAAAAAGTTGCTAATTTCTATGATCTTTTAAATAAAAAATATAAAGACTTTTTAACAATTTCTTTTGCTGGAGAAAAAAATAATTTTCTTGAAGTTACAAGCAAAGGCTGTTCAAAAGGCGAGGCAGAAAAAATTTATGCGCAATATCAAGGTATAAATTTAGAAGATTGTATGCATTTTGGCGACTCTATGAATGATGCTTCTACAATAGGAATAGTTGGTACAGTAGTTGCAATGGCAAATAGTGTTGAAGAATATAAAAACAAAGCCAATATTATAAGTAAATATGCCTATAAAAATGGTGGATTGGCTAAAACTCTCGGAGAATTAATTTTAAATCATGACTAG